A stretch of the Photobacterium sp. CCB-ST2H9 genome encodes the following:
- the mukF gene encoding chromosome partition protein MukF has translation MSDQSQTVPELVTWVKQHEFALNLSTERLAFLLAVAVLSGERLDEELGEGELVDAFKIVSDLFDQSKDTLVFRANNAINELVRQRLISRFTSEMTEGANIYRLSPLALGIADYYSRHREFSSMKLSIQLAMVADELNKAAVAAHEGGDDKHWKLNVYAVLKYSVAEIFDRIDLNQRTMDEQQQQVKQDIAELLNQDWRAAITNCESLLNETSSTLRELQDTLQAAGDQLQTQLLAIQDAVVSEPELDLAYIDGMVYSLQAKLDRIINWGQQAIDLWIGYDRHVHKFIRTAIDMDKNRAFSQRLRQSVAEFFDAPWQLTYADAERLLDMRDEELVLRDDEVTGIVPDSVEFEELSQVNDQLSEKIAAMLDIHKSQGTAINLGSVIREYLAQHPHAQHFDLARIIVDQAVRLGYSESDFTAIQPDWELINDYGAKVQANVIDKY, from the coding sequence ATGAGTGACCAATCCCAGACCGTTCCTGAGCTGGTGACGTGGGTGAAACAGCATGAATTCGCCCTGAACCTGTCCACGGAAAGGCTGGCATTTTTACTGGCGGTTGCTGTATTGAGCGGCGAGCGCCTGGATGAAGAGCTGGGGGAAGGTGAACTGGTTGATGCGTTCAAAATTGTGAGCGATCTGTTTGACCAGTCGAAAGACACCCTGGTGTTTCGTGCCAACAATGCAATCAATGAGCTGGTACGTCAGCGTTTGATTTCCCGTTTTACCAGCGAAATGACCGAAGGTGCAAATATTTACCGGCTCAGTCCGCTGGCGCTGGGGATTGCCGATTATTACTCACGCCATCGTGAGTTTTCATCGATGAAGCTGTCGATTCAGCTTGCCATGGTGGCCGATGAATTGAACAAGGCAGCGGTCGCGGCCCATGAAGGCGGCGATGACAAGCACTGGAAATTGAACGTTTATGCGGTGCTGAAATATTCAGTCGCTGAGATTTTCGATCGGATTGATCTCAACCAGCGCACCATGGACGAGCAACAGCAGCAGGTCAAACAAGACATTGCTGAGCTGCTGAACCAGGACTGGCGCGCGGCGATTACGAACTGTGAAAGCCTGCTGAATGAAACCTCCAGCACCCTGCGTGAACTTCAGGATACCCTTCAGGCGGCGGGAGACCAACTGCAAACTCAGCTTCTGGCCATTCAGGATGCGGTCGTTTCCGAACCTGAGCTGGATCTGGCGTATATCGACGGCATGGTGTATTCCCTGCAAGCCAAGCTGGACCGCATTATTAATTGGGGGCAGCAGGCGATAGACCTGTGGATCGGATATGACCGTCATGTGCATAAGTTCATCCGTACCGCTATCGATATGGATAAAAACAGGGCCTTCAGTCAGCGCCTGCGCCAGTCTGTCGCAGAATTTTTTGATGCGCCCTGGCAGCTGACTTATGCGGACGCCGAGCGTCTGCTGGATATGCGTGATGAGGAACTGGTCCTGCGTGATGACGAAGTGACCGGGATCGTCCCTGATTCGGTGGAATTTGAAGAACTGAGTCAGGTCAATGATCAGCTCTCCGAAAAAATTGCCGCCATGCTGGATATCCATAAATCACAGGGAACTGCGATCAATCTGGGTTCTGTGATCCGGGAGTATCTGGCCCAGCATCCGCATGCTCAACATTTTGATTTAGCTCGTATTATTGTCGATCAGGCCGTGAGATTAGGCTATTCAGAGTCTGACTTCACCGCCATCCAGCCTGACTGGGAACTGATCAACGACTACGGAGCCAAGGTACAAGCCAATGTCATTGACAAATATTGA
- the cmoM gene encoding tRNA uridine 5-oxyacetic acid(34) methyltransferase CmoM, with amino-acid sequence MIRDRNFDDLAQKFSENIYGTAKGLIRQTVVWQDLEQILHTLDVASASQGASLHVLDAGGGMGQLSQLIAKLGHRITLCDLSGEMLKLAREEIAKNGLLEQYRLVHCPVQQIDEYLDEPVDLILFHAVMEWLTDPRAALETLMNQVKPGGIISVMFYNYNGLMFKNLICGNLTHVEQGMPHRKRFKLQPQSAQKPEEVYAWLTEGGFNILGKTGVRTFHDYMRTSRVGEFSLEQLLAMEQKICRQEPYLSLGRYIHVYAQKPLQ; translated from the coding sequence GTGATCAGAGACCGAAATTTTGATGATTTAGCCCAAAAGTTCTCAGAAAACATCTACGGTACAGCAAAAGGGCTGATCCGTCAGACTGTCGTATGGCAAGATTTGGAGCAGATTTTACATACCCTTGACGTGGCTTCGGCCAGTCAGGGCGCATCATTGCACGTCCTGGATGCCGGTGGTGGCATGGGGCAGCTCTCGCAGTTGATTGCGAAACTGGGTCACCGGATTACTTTATGTGATCTTTCTGGAGAAATGCTGAAACTGGCCCGCGAGGAAATTGCTAAAAATGGCTTGCTTGAGCAATATCGACTGGTTCACTGTCCGGTACAGCAGATCGATGAATATCTGGATGAGCCTGTTGATTTGATTCTGTTCCATGCCGTGATGGAATGGCTGACAGACCCGCGCGCAGCGCTGGAAACGCTGATGAATCAGGTCAAACCGGGCGGGATCATCTCCGTGATGTTTTACAACTATAACGGCCTGATGTTTAAGAACCTGATTTGCGGCAACCTGACCCATGTTGAACAGGGCATGCCTCACCGAAAACGATTTAAGCTTCAGCCGCAATCGGCACAGAAGCCTGAAGAGGTGTATGCCTGGCTCACGGAAGGCGGTTTTAACATTTTAGGCAAAACCGGTGTGCGGACTTTTCACGACTATATGCGGACCAGCCGTGTCGGTGAATTCAGTCTGGAACAATTGCTGGCGATGGAGCAGAAAATCTGCCGTCAGGAACCGTATTTATCGTTGGGGCGCTATATTCACGTTTACGCCCAAAAGCCGTTGCAGTAA
- the mukE gene encoding chromosome partition protein MukE, which produces MSLTNIEEFMPENLAKAIANPLFPALDNALRSGRHVSSEDLDNHAFLLEFEQDLMLFYKRYNAELVRAPEGFFYLRPRSTSLISRSVLSELDMLVGKVLCFLYLSPERLAHEGIFTNQELFDELLSLADEKKLMKLVTNRATGSDLDREKLFDKVKTSLRRMRRLGMVIMLGDSGKFRISEAVFRFGADVRTSEDIREAQLRLIRDGEAVVHQQPPTQSSLIDEMQGEDSESEEQTEQEEQA; this is translated from the coding sequence ATGTCATTGACAAATATTGAAGAATTTATGCCAGAGAATCTGGCAAAGGCCATCGCCAACCCATTGTTTCCGGCACTGGATAACGCCCTGCGCTCTGGTCGTCATGTTTCCAGCGAAGATCTGGATAACCATGCGTTCCTGCTGGAATTCGAGCAGGACCTGATGCTGTTCTACAAGCGCTATAACGCGGAACTGGTGCGCGCACCGGAAGGTTTCTTTTACCTGCGTCCGCGCTCAACATCTCTGATCAGCCGATCGGTTTTGTCTGAACTGGATATGCTGGTGGGCAAAGTCCTGTGTTTCCTGTACCTGAGCCCGGAACGACTGGCGCATGAAGGCATCTTCACCAATCAGGAACTCTTTGATGAACTTCTGTCACTGGCAGACGAAAAGAAGCTGATGAAGCTGGTGACCAACCGTGCTACGGGTTCAGACCTGGATCGCGAAAAGCTGTTCGACAAAGTCAAAACCTCTCTGCGCCGTATGCGTCGTCTGGGGATGGTCATTATGCTGGGTGATTCCGGTAAATTCCGGATTAGCGAAGCCGTATTCCGCTTTGGTGCGGATGTGCGGACCAGCGAAGACATTCGTGAAGCCCAGCTGCGCCTGATCCGCGACGGTGAAGCCGTGGTGCATCAGCAGCCACCAACACAATCCAGCCTGATTGATGAAATGCAGGGCGAGGATTCAGAAAGCGAAGAACAAACGGAGCAGGAGGAGCAAGCCTGA
- the elyC gene encoding envelope biogenesis factor ElyC gives MFELKKILSAFLMPLPLLLIIGVTGLMVLWFTRRQKLASWLLSISLLGIFLVAFQPISTHLLRPLEREYKGYIPSGQPVDYIMVLGNSHVVDKELPMTSELSRASLMRLAEAIRIHNLSPGSKIILSGYDGGTEISQARMMAKVATALGVNKLDVLLLETAKDTWEEAFQAASVVGKRSLVLVTSASHMPRAITEFKLAGLDPIPAPTNFLASNKIHQPWLKYAPKAQYLEQTERFWHETLGQWWQKLRDMADSAGPVNVVQPVSEDTTA, from the coding sequence ATGTTTGAACTGAAAAAAATCTTGTCGGCTTTTCTGATGCCTCTGCCACTGCTGCTGATTATCGGTGTTACCGGTCTGATGGTACTTTGGTTTACACGCCGACAGAAACTGGCCTCCTGGCTGCTGAGCATCTCCCTGCTAGGTATTTTCCTGGTGGCATTCCAGCCTATCTCGACCCATCTGCTCAGACCGCTGGAGCGAGAATACAAAGGCTATATTCCATCCGGACAACCGGTTGATTACATCATGGTGCTGGGCAACAGTCATGTGGTCGACAAAGAGTTACCAATGACCTCGGAACTGTCCCGCGCTTCTCTGATGCGTCTGGCAGAAGCAATCCGCATTCACAACCTCTCTCCGGGCTCTAAAATTATCCTCTCCGGGTATGACGGCGGAACGGAGATCAGCCAGGCACGGATGATGGCGAAAGTCGCAACGGCCCTGGGCGTGAACAAACTGGACGTCCTGCTGCTTGAAACGGCCAAAGATACCTGGGAAGAAGCCTTCCAGGCCGCTTCGGTGGTCGGGAAACGAAGCCTGGTTCTGGTGACCTCTGCCAGTCACATGCCGCGCGCTATCACAGAATTTAAACTGGCAGGCCTGGACCCGATTCCGGCCCCGACCAATTTTCTGGCCAGCAATAAAATTCACCAGCCATGGCTGAAGTACGCGCCGAAAGCACAGTACCTCGAGCAGACCGAACGCTTCTGGCATGAAACCCTCGGCCAGTGGTGGCAAAAACTGCGTGACATGGCCGACAGCGCCGGTCCCGTGAATGTGGTTCAGCCTGTCTCTGAAGACACGACCGCCTGA